Proteins encoded by one window of Bryobacteraceae bacterium:
- a CDS encoding response regulator transcription factor yields MPNEARHRILMVDDDVKLCELIRDYFEPMGFDLAFAHSGPDGLRDAGTQCYDAIILDVMLPGLDGFEVLRRLRAASEAPVVMLTGRGEDTDRIVGLELGADDYVPKTSSTRELLARVRAVLRRTSAAGARVSGNIAIEIDGLSIHAEMRAAALDGAHLPLTPVEFGILLALARARGRVLSREQLLHQVSDRELEVFDRSIDVHVSSLRRKLGDDSRNPRFIQTVRAAGYRLAAFGEL; encoded by the coding sequence ATGCCGAACGAAGCGCGCCACCGGATTCTTATGGTCGACGACGACGTAAAGCTCTGCGAACTCATCCGCGACTACTTCGAGCCGATGGGCTTCGATCTCGCCTTCGCGCACAGCGGCCCGGACGGACTGCGCGACGCCGGAACCCAATGCTACGACGCGATCATCCTGGATGTCATGCTTCCCGGGCTCGACGGCTTTGAGGTCCTGCGGCGGCTGCGGGCCGCCTCGGAGGCTCCGGTGGTGATGCTCACCGGCCGCGGCGAGGACACCGACCGCATCGTCGGGCTCGAACTCGGCGCCGACGACTACGTGCCGAAAACCTCCTCCACCCGTGAGTTGCTCGCTCGCGTCCGCGCCGTGCTCCGGAGAACTTCCGCCGCCGGAGCACGGGTCAGCGGGAACATCGCGATTGAAATCGACGGCCTGTCGATTCACGCCGAAATGCGAGCCGCCGCGCTGGACGGAGCGCATCTTCCGCTCACGCCGGTGGAGTTCGGAATTCTGCTCGCCTTGGCTCGGGCGCGCGGCCGCGTGTTGAGCCGCGAGCAGCTCCTTCACCAGGTTTCCGATCGCGAACTCGAGGTATTCGACCGGTCCATCGACGTTCACGTGAGTTCGCTCCGCCGCAAACTGGGCGACGATAGCCGCAATCCGCGTTTCATCCAAACCGTGCGCGCGGCCGGGTACCGGCTCGCCGCATTCGGAGAACTCTAG
- a CDS encoding HAMP domain-containing sensor histidine kinase — protein MRIRARILTTALFNLVLVGVALALFMRLEFRAGMASILLAPGEYRLRLLSHNLVDRLRDLSPEEQDAVIDQVAREHGVEIGMFLTPRMEYVAGGVTAVPPELVAMLSRHEADPASPRPLRKGPGRKAPPVPRGQIEDGARPPGPRHPIQVFSETAPARYWFALPGPILARDEPERHGVMVIRSSNLLLTPLLFDVRPWLILLFAIGGVTFACWAPVIHRLTRSVREIHAATERLARGEFSRKVAVAGPSTEIREVGESLNRMAAQLGGFVHGQKRFLGDIAHELAAPVSRTQAAICILEERITAQPERRYVEGLRDEVEQMSGLVRELLDFSKAGLNGKEAAPRAVDVAAIAAKAIEREAVDSAKVRLAADGPVTAMADPDGLLRALGNVIRNAIRYAAQAGDIVVAVAPREGHVFVSVADQGPGLPEEALDQVFQPFFRMDDSRSRQSGGIGLGLAIVKACVKSSGGSVWCRNRPEGGLEVVIRLAAEATARPLVETPSAPATHPSSENSPAAP, from the coding sequence TTGCGAATCCGGGCGCGCATTCTCACCACGGCGCTGTTCAACCTGGTGCTGGTGGGCGTCGCGCTGGCGCTTTTCATGCGGCTGGAGTTTCGCGCCGGCATGGCGTCGATTCTGCTGGCGCCGGGCGAGTACCGTTTGCGTCTGCTTTCGCACAACCTCGTGGACCGATTGCGCGATCTTTCGCCTGAAGAGCAAGACGCCGTGATCGACCAGGTGGCGCGCGAACACGGCGTCGAGATCGGGATGTTTCTCACGCCGCGCATGGAATATGTGGCGGGCGGCGTGACGGCGGTTCCTCCGGAACTCGTTGCGATGTTGAGCCGGCACGAGGCCGACCCCGCCTCGCCCCGGCCGCTGAGAAAGGGACCGGGGCGAAAAGCTCCGCCCGTACCCCGGGGCCAGATTGAAGACGGCGCCCGTCCGCCTGGGCCGCGCCATCCGATCCAGGTGTTCTCCGAAACGGCTCCGGCGAGGTACTGGTTCGCCCTGCCCGGCCCGATTCTGGCTCGCGACGAGCCGGAGCGTCACGGCGTGATGGTGATTCGGTCGTCGAATCTTCTTCTTACGCCGCTTCTGTTCGACGTGCGTCCCTGGCTCATCCTGTTGTTCGCCATCGGCGGCGTCACGTTCGCGTGCTGGGCGCCAGTAATTCACCGGCTGACGCGATCGGTGCGGGAGATTCACGCCGCCACCGAGCGGTTGGCGCGCGGGGAGTTCAGCCGCAAGGTGGCGGTGGCCGGGCCGAGCACGGAAATCCGCGAGGTGGGCGAGTCGCTGAACCGGATGGCGGCGCAGCTCGGCGGATTCGTGCACGGGCAGAAGCGCTTTCTCGGCGACATCGCGCATGAGTTGGCCGCGCCGGTTTCGCGCACGCAGGCGGCTATCTGCATTCTCGAAGAGCGCATCACCGCGCAGCCCGAGCGGCGATATGTGGAGGGCCTGCGCGACGAGGTGGAGCAGATGTCCGGCCTGGTGCGCGAACTGCTCGATTTCTCGAAAGCCGGGCTCAACGGAAAAGAGGCCGCGCCGCGCGCGGTGGATGTCGCCGCCATCGCCGCCAAGGCGATTGAACGGGAAGCCGTCGACAGCGCCAAGGTACGGCTGGCCGCCGACGGCCCCGTGACGGCGATGGCCGATCCCGACGGCCTCCTTCGCGCCCTCGGCAATGTGATCCGCAACGCGATCCGCTACGCCGCTCAGGCGGGCGACATCGTGGTGGCGGTGGCGCCGCGCGAAGGCCACGTGTTCGTCTCCGTGGCGGACCAGGGTCCGGGACTGCCCGAGGAAGCGCTCGACCAGGTGTTCCAGCCGTTCTTCCGAATGGATGATTCGCGTTCGCGGCAGTCTGGCGGTATCGGGTTGGGGCTGGCGATCGTGAAGGCGTGTGTGAAGTCGAGCGGCGGCTCGGTGTGGTGCCGGAACCGGCCCGAGGGCGGACTGGAAGTCGTGATTCGTCTGGCCGCGGAGGCTACCGCGCGGCCGCTTGTTGAAACGCCATCCGCACCGGCGACGCATCCGAGTTCTGAAAATTCGCCCGCTGCACCATGA
- a CDS encoding serine hydrolase domain-containing protein: protein MKSTLLVIAAATCAFAAKGDPSETIESKMREMIAAGEVPGAVTLVATRDGITHFAATGKDGPNGKKLRKDAIFWIASMTKPITGAAILMLEEDGKLSTDDPVSKFIPEFANLKTPSGRPANVTLKHLMTHSSGLAEANAAESAAAKTLADLIPAVLSKPMQFEPGAEWKYCQSGINTLGRIIEVASGMSYPEFLEKNLFRPLGMKDTTFYLRPNQLSRLTTPARREENGALVAAEIRLLAGKPPTSTDRYPAANGGLFSTAGDYARFARMILNHGALDGRRYLKPESVKKMTTVQSGNLKTGFTPGNGWGLAWCVVREPQGITAMLSPGTHGHGGAYGTQAWIDPVKGRAYILMVQRANFQNSDASPVRMAFQQAAAR from the coding sequence ATGAAGTCAACGTTGCTCGTTATCGCCGCCGCCACCTGCGCCTTCGCGGCCAAAGGCGATCCGTCGGAGACGATCGAATCAAAGATGCGGGAGATGATCGCCGCCGGCGAAGTCCCCGGCGCGGTGACTCTCGTGGCGACGCGGGACGGAATCACGCACTTCGCCGCCACCGGCAAAGACGGCCCGAACGGAAAGAAGCTTCGCAAGGACGCCATCTTCTGGATCGCCTCCATGACCAAGCCGATTACCGGCGCCGCGATTCTGATGCTCGAAGAGGACGGCAAGCTTTCGACGGACGATCCGGTCAGCAAGTTCATCCCGGAGTTCGCCAATCTGAAAACGCCCTCCGGACGCCCCGCCAACGTGACGCTGAAGCACCTGATGACGCATTCCTCGGGCCTCGCCGAGGCGAACGCCGCTGAGTCCGCCGCGGCGAAGACGCTCGCCGATCTGATTCCGGCGGTTCTCTCGAAGCCGATGCAATTCGAGCCGGGCGCAGAATGGAAGTACTGCCAGAGCGGCATCAATACGCTCGGCCGGATCATTGAGGTGGCCTCCGGGATGAGCTATCCAGAGTTCCTGGAGAAGAACCTGTTCCGCCCGCTCGGGATGAAGGACACCACGTTCTATCTCCGCCCGAACCAGCTTTCGCGGCTGACGACGCCGGCCCGCCGCGAGGAGAACGGAGCGCTCGTCGCCGCCGAGATTCGGCTGCTCGCGGGCAAGCCGCCGACTTCGACGGATCGCTACCCGGCGGCGAACGGCGGCCTGTTTTCGACGGCGGGCGATTATGCCCGGTTCGCCCGCATGATCCTCAATCACGGTGCGCTCGACGGGCGGCGCTACCTGAAGCCGGAGTCGGTAAAGAAGATGACCACCGTGCAGAGCGGCAACCTAAAGACCGGCTTCACACCGGGCAACGGCTGGGGCCTCGCCTGGTGCGTCGTGCGCGAACCGCAAGGGATCACGGCGATGCTGAGCCCCGGCACGCACGGCCACGGCGGCGCCTACGGCACGCAAGCCTGGATCGACCCGGTGAAGGGGCGCGCCTACATCCTCATGGTGCAGCGGGCGAATTTTCAGAACTCGGATGCGTCGCCGGTGCGGATGGCGTTTCAACAAGCGGCCGCGCGGTAG